A single window of Sulfurimonas crateris DNA harbors:
- the gltB gene encoding glutamate synthase large subunit: MVEHHDLLRSFKDNCGFGLVANIKNKPSHKVLNDAVTALERMMHRGAVAADGKTGDGSGLLFSLPEEFLRKEASKEGIELPKQFAVACVFTKDLKYLDVIEEICEANDLKVVLRRFVPVNTDALGEQALLTLPKIVQLFITPNSIMATNRFDALLYLSRKESEHRLEDDNDFYIASMSSKVISYKGLVMPTHIKEFFVDLQDENFKISFSLFHQRFSTNTLPQWRLAQPFRAVAHNGEINSVEGNRFNVEIKSESIRSEVFTDEEIQRILPILQPKSSDSASADNFFEFLLVNGMDFFKAVRAVIPAAWQNAPHMDPELRAFYEYHSTVFEAWDGPAAFSVTDGRYVGCVLDRNGLRPSKYIITKDDTLLIASEYGVVDIPEKDIKERGRLQSGEMIGLDLKNGKILKNSDINDYLKSSNPYMKWLNEHMIYLQEHVVDQYMSDSEYTKEELIARQRYFNVTHEVIEQVIEPMILEGKEAVGSMGDDTPLAAFSNKQRAFSDFFKQKFAQVTNPPIDPIREKVVMSLNTGFGEVHNILDEVPFHAHRLKSISPIITSEKLSILKSFGDKKSPSYQDFYRNKTFSTAYEIDLKKSLDALVENVVNSVKNEGTRIIILDDSEFSKEKKIIPMAMAIGRLNSALLKAKVRHLASMVAVSCEVYDSHSAAVLIGYGANAIHPKLLAETVIEHTKRSNAVTVDCNVALKAVHGSLNAGILKIMSKMGISTIASYRNSGLFDVMGLSREMVSECFGASNSALNGLDYSDIDERLTKYHEQAFENNGFNKIFPLNIGGYYKFYSGQEHHDFGPEVIHAIHATAQSGSKKDYERLRDLVNKRGLKFIRDFFDIRSDRKPINISEVEPKEEIFKRFASAAMSLGSISPEAHETIAIAMNRIGAQSNCGEGGEDPERFGTERNSKIKQVASGRFGVTPAYLRSAEEIQIKVAQGAKPGEGGQLPGHKVSALIGKLRHTVPGVTLISPPPHHDIYSIEDLAQLIFDVKQVNPKARVAVKLVSTIGVGTIAAGVAKAYADKIIISGGDGGTGAAPLTSIKFAGNPWELGLSEAHNALKANNLRRVVELQTDGGLKSGLDVVKAALLGAESYGFGTGVLTIVGCKMLRICHVNKCSVGIATQNEKLRQEFFKGHVDQLINYFTLLAEDIRSIMAELGFRTMQEMIGRSDLLKVTDDSFAQKFDFSAVLHQEEGVNSSQQLTNPPFDDNAFEKDVLKEAMSAIKHPEYPVKINRKITNVNRSFGALISGEIAEYYGDKGLASDTIRINLTGISGQALGAFLIHGVSIYLSGVANDYIGKGMHGGKIIVTSKNSGEKFAAGGNTCLYGATGGKLYVAGSVGERFAVRNSGALAIVEGTGDNACEYMTGGVVVILGRTGINFGAGMTGGISFVYDEEHKFFENANRELVELVRIDTDETDEARHYLKKLLKDYVVETESKKAKALLENFRIEVRNFWLVKPKNLTKLPINLEIGD, from the coding sequence ATGGTTGAACATCATGATTTATTGAGATCATTTAAAGATAACTGTGGTTTTGGGCTTGTTGCAAACATTAAAAACAAACCTTCACATAAAGTTTTAAATGATGCCGTAACTGCATTGGAGAGAATGATGCACCGCGGTGCCGTAGCGGCAGACGGAAAAACAGGAGATGGCAGCGGCTTGCTTTTTTCACTTCCTGAAGAGTTTCTTCGCAAAGAGGCTTCAAAAGAGGGAATTGAGCTGCCAAAGCAGTTTGCAGTTGCCTGCGTATTTACAAAAGATCTTAAATATTTAGATGTTATTGAGGAGATTTGTGAGGCAAATGACTTAAAAGTAGTGCTTCGCAGATTTGTTCCGGTAAATACTGATGCTCTTGGAGAACAAGCACTTTTAACTCTTCCTAAAATCGTTCAACTATTTATAACTCCAAACTCAATAATGGCAACCAATAGATTTGACGCGCTTTTGTATCTATCACGCAAAGAGAGCGAGCATAGACTTGAAGATGACAATGACTTTTACATAGCTTCTATGAGCTCAAAGGTGATCTCTTACAAGGGACTGGTTATGCCTACGCATATCAAAGAGTTCTTTGTAGACCTTCAAGATGAGAACTTTAAGATCTCTTTTTCACTGTTTCACCAAAGATTCTCAACCAACACTCTTCCGCAGTGGAGACTTGCACAGCCATTTCGTGCGGTTGCGCACAACGGAGAGATCAACTCTGTCGAGGGAAACCGTTTTAATGTAGAGATAAAATCGGAATCGATCAGGAGCGAGGTCTTTACAGATGAAGAGATACAGAGAATACTTCCTATTTTACAGCCAAAGTCATCGGATAGTGCTTCGGCAGACAACTTTTTTGAGTTTTTGCTTGTAAACGGTATGGACTTTTTCAAAGCTGTCCGTGCCGTCATTCCTGCTGCTTGGCAGAACGCACCTCATATGGACCCTGAACTTCGCGCATTTTATGAGTATCACTCAACAGTTTTTGAAGCGTGGGACGGACCTGCAGCATTCTCCGTGACAGATGGAAGATATGTAGGATGTGTACTTGATAGAAATGGACTTCGCCCTTCAAAATATATCATCACAAAAGATGACACCCTGCTTATAGCAAGTGAATACGGTGTTGTCGATATCCCTGAGAAGGATATAAAAGAGAGAGGCCGTCTGCAGTCGGGCGAGATGATTGGACTTGACCTTAAAAACGGCAAAATATTAAAGAACAGCGACATAAACGACTACCTAAAGAGCTCAAACCCATATATGAAGTGGCTAAACGAGCATATGATCTACCTGCAAGAACACGTGGTCGATCAATATATGTCTGACTCCGAATATACAAAAGAGGAGCTTATAGCAAGACAGAGATACTTTAACGTTACTCATGAGGTTATAGAGCAGGTTATAGAGCCTATGATCTTAGAGGGTAAAGAGGCTGTAGGCTCAATGGGTGATGATACTCCGCTCGCAGCATTCTCAAATAAGCAAAGAGCATTTAGCGACTTTTTCAAGCAGAAGTTTGCTCAGGTCACAAACCCTCCGATCGACCCTATCAGAGAAAAAGTGGTTATGAGTTTAAATACGGGCTTTGGAGAGGTTCACAACATCCTTGATGAAGTGCCGTTTCATGCGCATCGTCTAAAATCTATCTCTCCTATCATAACAAGCGAGAAACTCTCTATTTTAAAATCTTTCGGTGATAAGAAGTCTCCTAGTTATCAAGATTTTTACCGCAACAAAACATTCTCTACCGCTTATGAGATCGATCTGAAAAAATCACTTGATGCTTTGGTTGAAAATGTCGTAAACTCTGTAAAAAATGAAGGTACCAGAATCATTATACTTGATGATAGCGAATTTAGTAAAGAGAAGAAAATAATCCCTATGGCAATGGCTATAGGACGTCTTAACTCGGCATTGTTAAAAGCAAAGGTTCGTCATTTGGCATCTATGGTCGCTGTAAGCTGCGAGGTTTACGACTCTCACAGCGCGGCGGTTCTTATAGGTTACGGTGCAAATGCGATCCACCCTAAACTATTAGCCGAGACCGTTATAGAGCATACAAAAAGATCAAATGCTGTTACGGTGGATTGTAACGTGGCGCTTAAAGCGGTTCACGGTTCACTCAATGCAGGAATCCTTAAAATAATGTCCAAAATGGGTATATCTACTATAGCTTCATATAGAAACTCAGGTCTTTTTGATGTTATGGGACTAAGCCGCGAGATGGTGAGCGAGTGTTTTGGAGCATCAAACTCTGCACTAAACGGACTCGATTACAGTGATATAGATGAGAGACTTACAAAATATCATGAGCAGGCTTTCGAGAACAACGGTTTTAACAAAATATTTCCTCTAAATATCGGCGGCTACTATAAATTCTACAGCGGACAAGAGCACCATGATTTCGGACCTGAAGTTATTCATGCTATCCATGCTACCGCACAGAGCGGAAGCAAGAAAGATTATGAGAGACTAAGAGACCTTGTAAACAAAAGAGGTCTGAAGTTTATTCGTGATTTCTTTGATATAAGATCAGACAGAAAACCGATCAATATTTCTGAAGTAGAGCCTAAAGAGGAGATCTTTAAAAGATTTGCCTCAGCTGCTATGAGTCTTGGCTCTATCAGTCCCGAAGCACACGAGACAATTGCGATCGCAATGAACAGAATAGGTGCACAGTCAAACTGTGGAGAGGGTGGAGAAGACCCTGAGCGCTTTGGAACTGAGAGAAACTCAAAGATAAAACAGGTGGCATCGGGACGTTTTGGTGTCACACCAGCATACCTTAGAAGTGCCGAAGAGATCCAGATAAAAGTCGCTCAGGGTGCAAAACCGGGCGAGGGTGGACAGCTTCCTGGGCATAAGGTTTCAGCGCTTATAGGAAAACTTCGCCATACCGTTCCGGGTGTAACACTCATCTCGCCTCCTCCTCATCACGATATCTACTCTATCGAGGATCTGGCACAGCTTATTTTTGACGTTAAGCAGGTAAATCCAAAAGCAAGAGTTGCCGTGAAACTGGTATCGACTATCGGTGTCGGAACTATTGCTGCGGGTGTTGCAAAAGCGTATGCGGATAAGATCATTATCTCAGGCGGAGACGGCGGAACAGGTGCCGCACCTCTTACCTCGATCAAGTTTGCAGGAAATCCTTGGGAACTTGGACTTAGCGAAGCACACAATGCACTAAAAGCAAACAACCTTAGAAGAGTGGTAGAGCTTCAAACAGACGGCGGTCTAAAATCAGGACTTGATGTTGTAAAAGCTGCACTTCTCGGTGCAGAGAGCTATGGATTTGGAACGGGTGTTTTAACTATCGTAGGTTGTAAAATGCTCCGCATCTGCCATGTCAACAAATGTTCGGTCGGTATTGCGACTCAAAATGAAAAACTGCGTCAAGAGTTCTTTAAAGGTCATGTCGATCAGCTTATAAACTATTTTACTCTTTTGGCTGAAGATATTCGTTCGATCATGGCAGAGCTTGGATTTAGAACTATGCAGGAGATGATAGGCAGAAGTGATCTTCTAAAAGTCACAGATGACAGCTTTGCTCAAAAGTTCGATTTCAGCGCTGTTTTACATCAAGAGGAGGGGGTGAACAGCTCTCAGCAGCTTACAAATCCTCCGTTTGATGACAACGCATTTGAAAAAGATGTTCTTAAAGAGGCGATGAGCGCTATAAAACATCCTGAATATCCTGTTAAGATCAATAGAAAGATCACGAACGTCAACAGAAGTTTCGGCGCGCTTATAAGTGGAGAGATCGCTGAATACTACGGTGACAAAGGACTTGCTTCTGACACGATCCGCATTAACCTAACCGGTATTAGCGGACAGGCTTTGGGTGCATTTTTGATCCATGGAGTATCAATCTACCTAAGTGGTGTTGCAAATGACTACATCGGAAAAGGGATGCATGGAGGAAAGATAATCGTTACCTCTAAAAACAGCGGTGAGAAATTTGCTGCAGGCGGTAATACATGTCTTTATGGAGCAACAGGTGGAAAGCTCTATGTTGCAGGAAGTGTAGGGGAGAGATTTGCGGTTCGTAACTCCGGAGCACTTGCAATTGTCGAGGGAACAGGAGATAACGCATGTGAGTATATGACAGGCGGTGTTGTAGTGATCCTTGGACGCACGGGAATAAACTTCGGTGCAGGTATGACAGGCGGAATAAGCTTCGTATATGATGAAGAGCACAAGTTTTTTGAAAATGCAAACCGTGAGCTTGTAGAGCTGGTAAGAATCGATACCGACGAGACCGATGAGGCTAGACACTACCTCAAAAAACTTCTTAAAGATTATGTTGTCGAGACTGAGAGCAAAAAGGCAAAAGCGCTGCTTGAAAACTTTAGAATAGAGGTGAGAAACTTCTGGCTCGTAAAACCTAAAAATCTAACTAAACTGCCTATTAACTTAGAGATCGGAGATTAA
- a CDS encoding thiamine phosphate synthase, whose amino-acid sequence MRLYALCDQELLDKRSISLEAYISIAKEQKAEIIQYRNKSADLQLIKRQLIKIRNMYDGFLIVNDAYELVEFCDGVHVGQDDLRAIDPDPLKAIKILRGVTGKDKILGISTHSKEEVLEANEMDLNYIGLGAYRSTATKSDISALLGESLDEIASHSKHFVAAIGGVKKSDKFSHVTYHVIGSGLIL is encoded by the coding sequence ATGCGTCTTTACGCACTCTGTGACCAGGAGCTTCTAGATAAGAGATCGATCTCTCTAGAGGCTTATATCAGCATTGCCAAAGAGCAAAAAGCAGAGATAATCCAATACCGCAATAAAAGTGCGGATTTACAATTAATCAAACGCCAGCTTATTAAGATCAGAAATATGTATGACGGTTTTTTAATTGTAAACGACGCGTATGAGCTTGTAGAGTTTTGTGATGGCGTGCATGTCGGGCAGGATGATCTAAGAGCAATAGACCCAGACCCTTTAAAAGCTATAAAGATATTAAGAGGTGTTACGGGAAAAGATAAGATACTGGGCATCTCAACTCACAGCAAAGAGGAAGTTTTAGAGGCAAATGAGATGGATCTCAACTATATCGGTCTCGGAGCGTACAGAAGCACTGCTACAAAAAGTGATATATCAGCTCTCTTGGGCGAGAGTCTTGATGAGATCGCTTCACACTCAAAACATTTTGTCGCGGCAATAGGCGGCGTAAAAAAGAGCGATAAATTTTCTCATGTGACATATCATGTCATAGGTAGCGGGCTTATTTTATGA
- a CDS encoding 23S rRNA (pseudouridine(1915)-N(3))-methyltransferase RlmH translates to MNIEIVSIAKKERSTYDPLYKELIKMISRFAKVDDTELFNKDVTKAHTISPEASKQAYSKLLEPYISKGFNVILHPDGKIIDSYEFSKLLDGKIAIKFFIGGAYGFENEFLKKSDAVISLGNITMSHKIAKAVLLEQIYRGFSILSNHPYHK, encoded by the coding sequence ATGAATATAGAGATAGTGTCAATAGCAAAAAAAGAGCGCTCTACCTATGATCCTCTCTATAAAGAACTTATAAAGATGATTTCGCGCTTTGCTAAAGTAGACGATACGGAACTTTTTAACAAAGATGTAACAAAAGCACACACTATCTCACCTGAAGCTTCAAAACAGGCTTATTCAAAACTTTTAGAGCCCTATATATCAAAAGGTTTTAACGTAATATTGCACCCTGATGGAAAAATAATCGATAGTTATGAATTTAGTAAGCTATTAGATGGTAAAATTGCGATTAAATTTTTCATAGGCGGAGCTTACGGCTTTGAGAATGAGTTTTTGAAAAAAAGCGATGCCGTTATAAGTTTAGGAAATATTACTATGAGTCATAAAATTGCAAAGGCTGTTTTGCTTGAGCAGATTTATAGAGGGTTTTCAATTTTGAGCAACCACCCATATCACAAATAA
- a CDS encoding ArsS family sensor histidine kinase, protein MSIFYKVIIFFLITFSLMFFVSIEINKLTKDTIEMLLRDKYIHVSGELFKYMSNSDQKSLEERLKELKFEIVEDKGRYIEKSHILHEYNTDFSTIKILRDKENKYLLYMKYLDDEMLVIDLSQDNNFEKKEFLNYMIVADIFILILLCLIILKMVYPLKDISKIIRKFGEGEYCLRIKTGCKDEIGEVAKTFNSMASNIQDLITSRQRLLRDIGHELKTPISKSKIALDMIEDTKYKRILNKALFQIDEMINELLCLEKLNANQNKLNIENFSSDTLVGEALSKLFIEDENLVDITIESSFKIKGDLNYLSIALKNLIDNALKYGTQKPVYVVVRDTNISVKSIGDVLDKPLEYYCEAFTQGDNSRNQSGYGLGLSLVRRIMDKHGFELLYYHDGKFNVFEIVV, encoded by the coding sequence ATGTCAATCTTTTATAAAGTTATTATATTTTTTCTCATCACTTTCTCTTTGATGTTTTTCGTCTCTATTGAGATAAACAAACTGACAAAAGATACTATTGAGATGCTACTTAGAGACAAGTATATACATGTCTCTGGCGAGCTATTTAAATATATGTCAAACAGTGACCAAAAGAGCCTAGAAGAGAGGCTAAAAGAGCTAAAGTTCGAGATTGTCGAAGATAAGGGAAGATATATTGAGAAGTCACATATACTTCATGAATACAATACTGATTTCTCAACTATAAAGATATTAAGAGATAAAGAGAATAAATATCTTCTATATATGAAATATTTAGATGATGAGATGCTGGTGATCGATCTCTCCCAAGATAACAATTTTGAGAAAAAAGAGTTCTTAAACTATATGATTGTGGCTGATATATTTATTTTGATACTGCTATGTCTCATAATTTTAAAGATGGTATATCCACTAAAAGATATATCAAAGATCATTAGAAAATTTGGAGAGGGTGAGTACTGCCTTAGAATTAAAACAGGGTGTAAAGATGAGATAGGGGAGGTTGCTAAGACATTTAACTCTATGGCATCAAATATTCAAGATCTTATAACATCCAGACAGAGACTGCTGCGCGATATCGGTCATGAGCTAAAGACCCCTATTTCAAAATCAAAGATAGCGCTTGATATGATAGAAGATACTAAGTACAAAAGAATCTTAAACAAGGCACTTTTTCAAATAGATGAGATGATAAACGAGCTCTTATGTCTTGAAAAACTTAATGCAAATCAAAACAAACTAAACATCGAGAACTTTAGCTCCGATACGCTAGTTGGAGAGGCGCTCTCTAAACTTTTTATAGAGGATGAAAATCTTGTAGATATAACTATAGAGTCAAGCTTTAAGATAAAAGGTGACCTTAACTACCTCTCAATAGCTCTTAAGAACTTAATCGACAATGCGCTTAAATATGGAACCCAAAAACCGGTGTATGTTGTTGTAAGAGATACGAACATATCCGTAAAGAGCATTGGTGATGTTTTGGACAAACCTCTGGAGTACTATTGTGAAGCTTTTACTCAGGGCGACAACTCAAGAAACCAGTCAGGGTATGGTTTGGGGCTTAGTCTAGTTAGAAGAATTATGGATAAACACGGTTTTGAGCTTCTCTATTATCATGACGGAAAGTTCAATGTATTTGAGATAGTAGTTTAG
- the recO gene encoding recombination protein RecO — translation MQGFILNLNKVKDEDLIVTIISRENLDTLYRFYGARHGVINLGFKIDYEKEASSKSTIYRLKDVIHIGFKWINDYKLLRVWQDFCALFYKHLKDAEELDEFYFELLDSASKNWGRQNPKRVAVESYIKLLRYEGRLHKEFECFLCSAPIVEDEISLIRAFLPTHKGCTHTFGIKKDALLELFENDSTLFLSDEEIERLWYILLEGL, via the coding sequence ATGCAAGGATTTATTCTAAATCTTAACAAAGTCAAAGATGAAGATTTAATAGTCACTATCATATCAAGAGAGAACTTAGATACTCTTTACAGGTTCTACGGAGCAAGGCATGGAGTGATAAATCTAGGCTTTAAAATAGACTATGAGAAAGAAGCATCATCTAAATCGACCATATATAGATTAAAAGATGTGATACACATAGGGTTTAAATGGATAAACGATTATAAACTACTGCGAGTATGGCAGGATTTTTGCGCCCTCTTTTACAAGCATCTAAAAGATGCCGAAGAGCTTGATGAGTTCTATTTTGAACTCTTAGACTCTGCTTCAAAAAATTGGGGAAGACAGAACCCAAAAAGGGTGGCAGTAGAGTCATATATAAAACTGCTCAGGTATGAAGGTAGGCTGCATAAAGAGTTTGAGTGTTTTTTATGCTCGGCTCCTATAGTTGAAGATGAGATATCACTTATCCGTGCATTTCTGCCGACCCACAAGGGATGCACCCATACATTTGGTATCAAAAAAGATGCGCTGCTGGAGCTATTTGAAAATGATTCAACGCTTTTTTTAAGCGATGAGGAGATAGAGAGGCTCTGGTATATCCTGCTTGAGGGATTATAA
- the dusB gene encoding tRNA dihydrouridine synthase DusB produces MSEKLSFKKPIFVLAPLAGYTDLPFRSVVKKFGADLTVSEMLSSNALVHGSAKTLHMIQKSPNEDPYSVQIAGAEVDVIRGAVEILNEQDGIDIIDLNCGCPVPKVVGHGSGSSLLLNLPLMGDIIKTIKETSNKSLTSVKIRLGFEKKNHIEIAKIVEDSGADFIAVHGRTRAGKFKAAVDYDAIKEIKEAVKIPVIANGDIDSYEKAKWVLEHTGADGVMIGRGAVGAPWIFHQLKSGSEFIDKNIKHDIIMEHFDKMIEFYGSHGVPMFRKHTHTYSKGYRGASALRDSVNRISDVQEYRAVIDDFFSNSEIVC; encoded by the coding sequence ATGAGTGAAAAATTATCTTTTAAAAAGCCAATCTTTGTACTAGCTCCACTAGCGGGCTATACGGATCTGCCTTTTAGAAGCGTTGTTAAAAAGTTCGGGGCGGATTTGACGGTTAGTGAGATGCTTAGCTCAAATGCTCTGGTTCACGGTTCCGCTAAAACACTTCATATGATACAAAAAAGCCCAAACGAAGATCCATACTCTGTACAGATAGCAGGTGCCGAAGTTGATGTAATTCGCGGTGCGGTTGAGATACTAAACGAGCAAGATGGGATAGATATAATTGACCTCAATTGCGGCTGTCCGGTGCCAAAGGTGGTTGGACACGGAAGCGGGAGTTCTCTGCTTCTAAACCTTCCTTTAATGGGCGATATTATAAAAACTATCAAAGAGACCTCAAATAAAAGTCTAACAAGCGTAAAGATAAGACTCGGTTTTGAGAAAAAAAACCATATAGAGATAGCAAAGATAGTAGAGGATAGCGGCGCGGATTTTATAGCCGTTCATGGCAGAACACGCGCTGGAAAATTTAAAGCCGCAGTTGACTATGATGCCATAAAAGAGATCAAAGAGGCTGTGAAAATCCCCGTGATCGCAAACGGAGACATAGATTCGTACGAAAAGGCTAAGTGGGTTTTAGAGCACACTGGGGCGGACGGAGTTATGATAGGAAGAGGGGCGGTTGGCGCTCCTTGGATATTTCATCAGCTCAAATCCGGCAGTGAATTTATTGACAAAAACATAAAGCATGATATAATCATGGAGCACTTTGATAAGATGATAGAGTTTTATGGCTCCCACGGAGTTCCTATGTTTAGAAAACATACTCATACTTACTCTAAAGGTTACCGAGGTGCATCAGCACTTAGAGACAG
- the dksA gene encoding RNA polymerase-binding protein DksA — MQDSELKYFKEILESRKDQIIKNIKGVNDELNQLSSLELNDEGDHASVDNSSMVESAIVRQQEKELREINVTLGKIASGDYGICEMCEDPIGFQRLKVKPHAIYCIDCREIVEKSK, encoded by the coding sequence GTGCAAGATAGCGAGTTAAAATACTTTAAAGAGATTTTAGAGAGTAGAAAAGACCAGATCATTAAAAACATAAAAGGTGTAAATGATGAACTAAATCAGTTAAGCTCATTAGAACTTAATGATGAGGGCGATCATGCATCTGTCGATAACAGTTCTATGGTCGAGAGCGCTATTGTAAGACAGCAAGAAAAAGAGCTAAGAGAGATCAATGTGACTCTTGGAAAGATCGCCTCTGGTGATTATGGAATTTGTGAGATGTGTGAAGACCCTATAGGGTTTCAGAGATTAAAAGTTAAACCTCATGCGATATACTGTATAGATTGTAGAGAGATCGTAGAAAAATCTAAATAA
- a CDS encoding glutamate synthase subunit beta, whose protein sequence is MREFLTIERVEAKKRLVVERTKDFGEIYEVFDKSEASTQSERCIQCGDPFCLNKCPLHNYIPQWLKAVSEKDLEFAFKLSNEPSPFPEVMGRVCPHDRLCEGDCTLNDGHGAITIGSVETHITEEGFRAGFKPDFPGITTDKKVAIIGSGPAGLSAATYLLRSGIAVTVYERSDRAGGLMTYGIPNFKLDKKIIERRIKFLTDAGMELVLNCEVGKDITFEEIADKHDAMFIGIGATKAKKASINGEQAPNVYKAMDYLTAIQRKNFKLSYDKKFDFKDKNVVVIGGGDTAMDCLRTAKREGAKSVTCLYRRDAHNMPGSQKEYKNAMEEGVDFTFFVSPKEIILNDKGNAVGVEVIKTTLGAKDESGRQKMEEVKGSEYRVNADVVIMSLGFDPEAPSFLAENGIDTNKWGGIIINEETHETTTSGIYAGGDCYRGADLVVTAAYDGREAARSIVKSLLKK, encoded by the coding sequence ATGAGAGAATTTTTAACAATTGAAAGAGTAGAAGCAAAAAAGAGATTAGTCGTTGAGAGAACAAAAGATTTTGGAGAGATTTACGAAGTTTTCGATAAGAGCGAAGCCTCAACGCAGAGCGAGAGATGTATACAGTGCGGAGACCCGTTTTGTCTAAATAAGTGCCCGCTTCACAACTATATACCACAGTGGCTAAAAGCGGTGAGCGAAAAAGATCTGGAGTTCGCATTCAAGCTCTCAAACGAGCCGTCACCGTTTCCAGAAGTTATGGGAAGAGTCTGCCCTCATGACAGACTTTGCGAAGGTGATTGTACTCTAAATGACGGTCATGGGGCAATTACGATCGGCTCTGTTGAGACACATATAACGGAAGAGGGATTTAGAGCAGGATTTAAGCCTGATTTTCCGGGAATAACAACTGACAAAAAGGTGGCGATCATAGGAAGCGGTCCTGCTGGACTATCTGCTGCTACATATCTTCTGCGTTCAGGAATAGCAGTTACTGTTTATGAGAGAAGCGACAGAGCAGGCGGGCTTATGACCTACGGGATCCCTAACTTCAAACTTGATAAAAAGATAATAGAACGACGTATAAAGTTTCTTACAGATGCAGGTATGGAGCTTGTGCTTAATTGTGAAGTGGGCAAAGATATAACTTTTGAAGAGATAGCCGACAAGCATGACGCGATGTTTATAGGCATAGGCGCTACAAAAGCGAAAAAAGCTTCAATAAACGGCGAACAGGCACCAAATGTTTACAAAGCGATGGATTATCTAACGGCAATTCAGAGAAAGAACTTCAAGCTCTCTTACGATAAAAAGTTTGATTTTAAAGATAAAAATGTAGTTGTTATCGGCGGCGGAGACACGGCAATGGATTGTCTTAGAACTGCCAAAAGAGAGGGTGCGAAGAGCGTTACTTGTCTCTATAGACGTGATGCGCATAATATGCCGGGAAGCCAAAAAGAGTATAAGAATGCAATGGAAGAGGGCGTTGACTTTACATTTTTTGTCTCTCCTAAAGAGATCATCTTAAACGACAAGGGCAATGCCGTCGGTGTTGAAGTCATTAAAACTACTCTTGGTGCAAAAGATGAGAGCGGGCGTCAAAAGATGGAAGAGGTAAAAGGGAGCGAATACAGAGTAAATGCAGACGTAGTTATTATGTCGCTTGGTTTTGATCCTGAAGCTCCTTCATTCTTGGCTGAAAACGGCATAGATACCAACAAGTGGGGCGGAATCATAATAAATGAAGAGACTCACGAGACTACAACGTCAGGTATATATGCGGGAGGCGATTGTTATAGAGGTGCCGACCTTGTAGTAACTGCTGCGTATGACGGACGTGAAGCCGCTAGAAGTATAGTAAAATCACTGCTGAAAAAATAG
- the accD gene encoding acetyl-CoA carboxylase, carboxyltransferase subunit beta — MNLLSIFSRNKNIKEPVKSEAPAHWVKCKSCQSLMYYKEVENQKHVCPKCGYHIRIGVKERIELLADEGTFVEYDSNLRPVDPLKFTDKISYKQRLKDAEAKTGKTSSVVSGECEMNGVPAQVVIFDFAFMGGSLGSVEGEKIVRAVDRAIQKRQGLIILSASGGARMQESTFSLLQMSKTSAALAKLAKHNLPYISVLTDPTMGGVSASFATLGDIIIAEPGALIGFAGQRVIEQTIGSALPDGFQRAEFLLEKGSIDMVVNRNNLKKTLSDLLTLLKVA, encoded by the coding sequence TTGAATTTACTTAGCATTTTTTCTAGAAATAAAAACATAAAAGAACCTGTTAAAAGTGAAGCTCCTGCACATTGGGTAAAGTGTAAATCATGTCAATCCCTAATGTACTACAAAGAGGTTGAAAATCAAAAACATGTCTGCCCTAAATGCGGATATCATATAAGAATAGGCGTAAAAGAGAGAATAGAACTTTTAGCAGATGAGGGAACATTTGTTGAGTATGATTCTAATCTTAGACCTGTTGACCCACTTAAATTTACCGATAAAATATCATATAAACAGAGACTCAAAGACGCAGAAGCCAAAACAGGCAAAACTTCATCTGTTGTAAGCGGAGAGTGTGAGATGAACGGTGTTCCTGCTCAAGTCGTAATATTTGATTTTGCTTTTATGGGCGGCTCTTTAGGATCTGTTGAGGGTGAGAAGATCGTCCGTGCGGTAGATCGTGCAATCCAGAAGAGACAGGGGCTTATCATCCTTAGTGCGAGCGGCGGTGCTAGAATGCAGGAGAGTACTTTTTCACTGCTTCAGATGAGCAAGACCTCTGCCGCTTTGGCAAAACTTGCAAAACACAACCTTCCGTATATCTCCGTTCTTACTGACCCTACAATGGGCGGTGTAAGTGCTTCATTTGCAACGCTTGGCGATATTATCATTGCTGAGCCGGGGGCTTTGATCGGTTTTGCGGGACAGAGAGTGATAGAGCAGACGATAGGCTCTGCTCTCCCTGATGGATTCCAGCGAGCAGAGTTTTTGCTTGAAAAGGGCTCAATAGATATGGTTGTAAATAGAAACAATCTTAAAAAAACACTCTCAGACCTCCTAACACTTCTAAAAGTTGCATAA